Genomic segment of Chelmon rostratus isolate fCheRos1 chromosome 2, fCheRos1.pri, whole genome shotgun sequence:
CCCTTTGCGTGCTTTGCAGGACGACCTGTGCTTCCAGGGATACCTGCGACAcatgtcctcctgctgctccccGGCTCCCCTCACAGCAGCTGAGCAGGAATTACAACGAATTAAAGTCACAGAGGTGAAGTTTAAACAATGCAAACTGTCTGAATATCACATGAACTGCTACTTAATGTGTTTCGTACATCATGCGTGCTCATCTGGTAtgcttctgctttttctcatgCAGGATAAGGTTGTATGGGTACGTAGGTTTTCTTCCTAATACAAatccaaatgtgtgtgcatgaggaagagagaggaaaacagattgTAAAACTGTCCCTTATGTCTGCAGGATGAACGTAGACGAATTGGGACTCCAACAGCACGAGCGAGGGTTTGTTACAATCTGCTTGGCGTTTCATTTTCTGCCATGTGTTGGGACGTATCAGCACTGAGATTTCTATGTGTTTCTATCCTGCAGGTTACAATGGAGTTTGGCTTAGACAAAAGGGCACAGACTCTTCAAGGTCTTGCGTTCCCGTTACAAGAAGAGGCCAAACGAGCTCTGCAGCAACTCAAGCAGAGACGCATCAACTACATACAGCTGGTGAGCCCGGACAGATAAGCTTTATCAACAACATGTAACATATTgcctgtaaacacaaacatactgtcAGGATCTATTTTGGAACaaactgtgtgtcagtgtttgtgagtAAATTGACCGTGCGTTACTTGACTACTGAACaaagcgtgtttgtgtgcattgcGCTGCAGAGGTTGGATGTAGAGAAAGAGACCATTGAGCTGGTTCACACCAAACCTACGGAGACCCAGGAGCTTCCATACAGGATTCCCACGGACTCCCCCAGATACCACTTCTTCATCTTCAAACACTCCCACCAGGGCCAGTTGCAGGAGGCGCTGGGTCAGTACACACTCTCACTGTTATTTAGCTTTCTATTTTCAAGAGACCGGAGGCAGCTTCACGAGTATTACACAGAACCTCCCACTGCATGAGCTCCTTGTCAAGTGACACCATGTGAAGTCCCAACCCCAAGCATAAACCTGCACTAATCAGGATTTTTCCATATACTAACAGTGAATCAAAAGGCTATGTTTAACATGAAATGCACTGCTTGTAGGGAACCCACGGAAATTTCTACACGCAGTTTCGCCTCAGCTGTGGAGCGGTTTAGCATCGTTCAGCACTGAGATTACGCTTAGCTTTACTGTTTCAGTTCGCTCTCGCTGCTCATCAGGCTCATCACCACCAGCAGAACGCGTCTGTTCACACTGTACacgacctgctcagcaccaaacagctgacagacaaagttagcgactagctggtgaacatagtggagcatttaacggctaaagagccagatatttccctcaggagttggtggacaACAAAAGAGAGCTacaaagagagtgaatattgcaCTTACATTCATTGCATGGCCTGGAACAAAactcaaaatgaatgataatgttgctccaggTCTACAATGGAGAGTAATTAGAAAACAATATTTATACACATCAGGTGacaatatgtcaatgttgtgctTTTAGCTCattccactgcccccaagtggctgACTAGTTTTCAAGTACTTCCATTCCTATTTGATTAAGTTAAATGTTAGCATCTCTACTTCTGTACTGGACATTCTAGTACTCTGTCCAGCCCTGCTGTTGTGTCTCGCCCAGATTGGAGTGACTGTGAGTTTTAgcatttattcatccatttgtGTGTGATGGTTTAAAGAGCTGTAACAGCAGAGCTGATTGTTAGATCTGATCCAGTGAAGCGGCAAAAATCAACCGCTTAAAGGCATCGACTTCATTATGTCTTCCAGTGTTCATATATTCGATGCCTGGGTACACCTGCAGTATCAAAGAACGGATGTTGTATTCCAGCTGTAAGAACAGGCTACTGGATGAGGTGGAGCGAGACTATCAGCTGGAGGTCACCAAAAAGGTACAGGTCCCCCCCAAAATCACCCACAAACAAAccagcaaacagacacaatcTGTATTATTTCAATGGAGAGATCAACGGGAAACAAGGTCACCACTGATTATCTATCTAATGAATGTTTTAGCAGCCATTAATCTGTgtattattctgtgtgtgtgtgtgtgtgtgtagatggaGATAGACAGCGGCGACGGCCTGACAGAAGACTTCCTGTATGAGGAGGTCCATCCGATGGAGCACACCTTAAAGCAGGCTTTTGCCAAGCCCCGCGGACCAGGAGGGAAGAGGGGCAACAAACGCCTCATCAAGGGTGCAGGGGAGAACGGGGAAGAAAGTTAGAcatcgtacacacacacactagacaaacacaagcacacaagcaaacaacaCGATATCTATTATTTGACTTGTTATTTGACTGTTTAGCTTCTAGCCATTTCCTCTATCTTCTAATGGACATAGACTTCAcactgaaaacaggacaaaataGATCCACCCTGAAGCAGAATTCATGTGTATTTTCCTCCAGTCAAAGATGTGAGCAAGAGCACTGTTTTGTAATCTGAGTCTAACCAGGTTTATTGAAATTAATTTAGATTTCATCGTACATGAAGACATGTTAAAGTGTCAGTATTTTGAGGTCTATTTTGAAGTTTTCGTTACTCCTAAAACCTGTTTATCCACTCTCATGTCAGTCATTACAAACAAGTGTGCAGCCAGACCTTTTTCAAGCccacaaaactttattttcaatGATCTGAAACTTTCCAGAGGAACCAAGTGCATGAGGAaatttgtgtgaaatgatgCACAAAAGAATATAGAAATGATATGAAATGTCTGCTTTAGGGTGGATTATCCTTTATATTGCCCAGGTAAAGGACTATGCTGTACCCATGGTTCCACTCTTAACCACATGCAAATTCATCCACGTCACATTTACAGTTGCCTTTGCTTCCATCAGTCACCTGAGCATGGTTTGACTGGACTCAAATGGAGGCTGTTGTTTTACATGGTCctacaataaaatattttctttactTACTAGCATTTATGTcatcattcctctctctctctctctctgactgtgtgtgtgtgtgtgtgatatccTATAGTCCtgcaggccagcagcagcagcagggatcACAGCTCAGCAGTAGAGGTcaatttgttgtgtgtgtgtttccggGAAGGCGCTCTACTCAGAAGCCTTCAGCCATGCGGTTCTGCAGCTTTCATACCTCACGGGAAAGACGGTTGATGTGAACATATTTTCTTGGAAACGCAGTTCAGAGCTGAATGGCAGCTTTCAAG
This window contains:
- the LOC121615294 gene encoding twinfilin-2-like; protein product: MSHQTGINATSELREFLARARGGAIRIMKIVIRNEELVLDWYREPAQSWDKDYDQFLLPLLMPQEPCYILYRLDSQNAQGYEWIFFAWSPDQSPVRQKMVYAATRATLKKEFGGGHIKDEVFGTVEDDLCFQGYLRHMSSCCSPAPLTAAEQELQRIKVTEVTMEFGLDKRAQTLQGLAFPLQEEAKRALQQLKQRRINYIQLRLDVEKETIELVHTKPTETQELPYRIPTDSPRYHFFIFKHSHQGQLQEALVFIYSMPGYTCSIKERMLYSSCKNRLLDEVERDYQLEVTKKMEIDSGDGLTEDFLYEEVHPMEHTLKQAFAKPRGPGGKRGNKRLIKGAGENGEES